A genomic segment from Acuticoccus sediminis encodes:
- a CDS encoding SulP family inorganic anion transporter encodes MDKIREFVPLLDWGRTYSRHALSNDLMAAVIVTIMLIPQSLAYALLAGLPPEAGIYASIVPILLYTVFGTSRALAVGPVAVVSLMTAAAVGEVAQQGTMGYTAAALTLAGLSGALLLAMGIFRLGFLANFLSHPVIAGFIAASGILITASQLKHVLGISASGDTLIDMVASLVAHIDTVNPVTLVIGVSATAFLFWVRKGLKPTLVKLGVSPGAAGVATKAGPVVAVIATTLAVWGLGLTGLGVAVVGEVPQSLPPLTMPSLSPELLGTLFMPAVLISVIGFVESISVAQTLAAKKRQRIDPDQELIGLGAANIGAAFTGGYPVTGGFSRSVVNYDAGAETPAAGAFTALGLAIAAVALTPLVYFLPKATLAATIIVAVLSLVDLSILRKTWFYSKSDFYAVATTILLTLVLGVEVGVSAGVVMSIALHLYKTSRPHVAEVGCVPGTQHFRNINRHRVETDTSLLTLRVDESLYFVNARFLEDLLQDRLAERPEIRNVILMCSAVNEIDYSALEILEVINHRLKEIGVGFHLSEVKGPVMDRLKGAHFLQELNGRVFLSQYDAWLALGSLRHAAQ; translated from the coding sequence ATCGACAAGATACGGGAGTTCGTCCCCCTCCTCGACTGGGGACGCACCTATTCGCGGCACGCGCTGTCGAACGACCTGATGGCGGCGGTGATCGTCACGATCATGCTGATCCCGCAGTCGCTCGCCTACGCGCTGCTCGCCGGCCTCCCGCCGGAGGCGGGCATCTACGCCTCGATCGTGCCGATCCTCCTCTACACCGTCTTCGGCACGAGCCGCGCGCTCGCGGTCGGCCCCGTCGCCGTCGTCTCGCTGATGACCGCCGCGGCCGTCGGCGAGGTCGCCCAGCAGGGGACCATGGGCTACACGGCCGCCGCGCTGACGCTCGCCGGGCTGTCGGGCGCGCTTCTCCTCGCGATGGGCATCTTCAGGCTCGGCTTCCTCGCAAACTTCCTCAGCCATCCGGTCATCGCCGGGTTCATCGCCGCGTCGGGCATCCTGATCACGGCGAGCCAGCTCAAGCACGTCCTCGGGATCTCGGCCTCGGGCGACACGCTGATCGACATGGTGGCGTCCCTCGTCGCCCACATCGACACCGTGAACCCGGTGACGCTCGTGATCGGCGTGTCGGCGACGGCCTTCCTGTTCTGGGTCCGCAAGGGGCTGAAGCCGACGCTCGTGAAGCTCGGCGTGTCGCCCGGCGCGGCGGGCGTCGCCACCAAGGCGGGGCCGGTCGTCGCCGTCATCGCGACGACGCTCGCGGTGTGGGGGCTCGGGCTGACCGGACTGGGCGTCGCCGTCGTCGGCGAGGTGCCACAGAGCCTGCCGCCGCTCACCATGCCCTCGCTGTCGCCCGAGCTCCTCGGCACGCTCTTCATGCCGGCGGTGCTGATCTCGGTGATCGGCTTCGTGGAATCGATCTCGGTTGCGCAGACGCTGGCGGCCAAGAAGCGGCAGCGGATCGACCCGGATCAGGAGCTGATCGGCCTCGGTGCGGCGAACATCGGCGCGGCCTTCACCGGCGGCTATCCGGTGACGGGCGGCTTCTCCCGCTCCGTCGTCAACTACGACGCGGGGGCGGAGACGCCGGCGGCAGGCGCGTTCACCGCGCTCGGCCTCGCGATCGCCGCCGTGGCGCTGACGCCGCTGGTCTACTTCCTGCCCAAGGCGACGCTGGCCGCGACGATCATCGTGGCCGTGCTGAGCCTCGTCGACCTCTCGATCCTGCGGAAGACCTGGTTCTACTCGAAGTCGGACTTCTACGCGGTCGCGACGACGATCCTGCTGACGCTGGTGCTGGGGGTCGAGGTCGGCGTGTCGGCGGGCGTGGTGATGTCGATCGCGCTCCACCTCTACAAGACGAGCCGGCCGCACGTGGCCGAGGTCGGGTGCGTCCCGGGCACGCAGCACTTCCGCAACATCAACCGCCACCGGGTGGAGACGGACACCTCGCTCCTCACCCTGCGCGTCGACGAGAGCCTCTACTTCGTCAACGCCCGGTTCCTGGAGGACCTGTTGCAGGACCGTCTGGCGGAGCGTCCAGAGATCCGCAACGTCATCCTGATGTGCTCGGCGGTGAACGAGATCGACTATTCGGCGCTGGAGATCCTCGAGGTCATCAACCATCGCCTCAAGGAGATCGGCGTCGGCTTCCACCTCAGCGAGGTGAAGGGCCCGGTGATGGACCGCCTGAAGGGCGCCCACTTCCTGCAGGAGCTGAACGGTCGCGTGTTCCTGTCCCAGTACGACGCGTGGCTCGCGTTGGGCTCGCTCCGGCACGCGGCGCAGTAG
- a CDS encoding MBL fold metallo-hydrolase — MLYPVDLSVKPEVKGFFDPATNTISYIVKDPGSKACAIVDSVMDIDYAAGRITYEHADAMIAYVRDEGLELEWLIETHVHADHLSAAPYIQQKLGGKVGIGRYITVVQETFGKIFNEGTEFQRDGSQFDRLFDDGDTYTVGTMACFAMHTPGHTPACMTHVMGDAAFVGDTLFMPDGGSARADFPGGDAGTLYDSIQKVLALPDGMRLFMCHDYGPNGRDIRWETTVGEEKAHNIHVGGGRSREEFVKFRTERDATLAMPRLIIPSLQVNMKGGELPEADSNGKRYLKVPLNGL; from the coding sequence ATGCTCTATCCGGTGGATCTGTCCGTAAAACCTGAGGTGAAGGGGTTCTTCGACCCCGCCACCAACACAATCTCCTACATCGTCAAGGATCCCGGCTCGAAGGCCTGCGCGATCGTCGATTCCGTCATGGACATCGACTACGCCGCCGGCCGCATCACCTACGAGCACGCCGACGCGATGATCGCCTACGTCCGGGACGAGGGCCTCGAGCTCGAGTGGCTGATCGAGACCCACGTCCACGCCGACCACCTGTCCGCCGCGCCGTACATCCAGCAGAAGCTCGGCGGCAAGGTCGGCATCGGGCGCTACATCACGGTCGTGCAGGAGACGTTCGGCAAGATCTTCAACGAAGGCACCGAGTTCCAGCGCGACGGCTCGCAGTTCGACCGCCTGTTCGACGACGGCGACACCTACACCGTCGGCACGATGGCTTGCTTCGCGATGCACACCCCCGGCCATACGCCCGCCTGCATGACCCACGTCATGGGCGACGCGGCCTTCGTGGGAGACACGCTGTTCATGCCGGACGGCGGGTCGGCGCGGGCGGACTTCCCGGGCGGTGACGCGGGCACCCTCTACGATTCCATCCAGAAGGTGCTGGCGCTTCCGGACGGGATGCGCCTCTTCATGTGCCACGACTACGGCCCCAACGGGCGCGACATCCGCTGGGAGACGACCGTGGGCGAGGAGAAGGCCCACAACATCCACGTCGGCGGGGGCAGGAGCCGGGAGGAGTTCGTCAAGTTCCGCACCGAGCGGGACGCGACGCTCGCCATGCCGCGGCTCATCATCCCGTCACTGCAGGTCAACATGAAGGGGGGCGAGCTGCCGGAGGCGGACAGCAACGGCAAACGCTACCTCAAAGTCCCACTGAACGGCCTTTGA
- a CDS encoding YeeE/YedE family protein: protein MRLIIALAIGAVFGLGISVSGMGNPAKVLNFFDIAGTWDPSLAFVMGGALTVTFIGYRLVLGRPRPVCADSFQLPTKTQVDRRLVAGSAVFGVGWGIAGFCPGGSLPMLGTGLTDVFIFVAALCAGLAAARLLDGVAKQSGGRDALSGGSVRKT from the coding sequence ATGCGGCTCATCATCGCTCTTGCCATCGGCGCCGTGTTCGGGCTCGGAATCAGCGTTTCGGGCATGGGGAACCCCGCCAAGGTGTTGAACTTCTTCGATATCGCCGGAACCTGGGATCCCTCGCTCGCCTTCGTCATGGGCGGCGCGCTGACTGTCACATTCATCGGCTATCGCCTCGTGCTCGGCCGCCCGCGGCCGGTCTGCGCCGACAGCTTCCAACTGCCGACGAAGACGCAGGTGGACCGCCGGCTGGTCGCCGGGTCCGCCGTCTTCGGTGTCGGCTGGGGAATAGCCGGGTTCTGCCCCGGCGGTTCGCTGCCGATGCTGGGCACCGGGCTGACCGATGTGTTCATCTTCGTCGCGGCCCTGTGCGCGGGTCTGGCGGCCGCGCGCCTCCTCGACGGTGTCGCGAAACAATCTGGAGGACGGGATGCTCTATCCGGTGGATCTGTCCGTAAAACCTGA
- a CDS encoding YeeE/YedE family protein translates to MATTFTPLASLGGGALIGLSAVLLMAFLGRILGATGILAGALGFGDRADWPMRIALVAGMVLGPVIYLALTGAFPVVEVPASRAMLVIGGLLVGVGVTFGGGCTSGHGVCGLARLSRRSLVATLTFMAATFVTVFVIRHVLGV, encoded by the coding sequence ATGGCGACGACCTTCACCCCCCTCGCCTCGCTGGGCGGGGGCGCGCTGATCGGCCTCTCCGCCGTGCTGCTGATGGCGTTCCTCGGCCGCATCCTCGGGGCCACCGGCATCCTCGCCGGGGCGCTCGGCTTCGGAGACCGTGCAGACTGGCCGATGCGTATCGCGCTCGTCGCGGGCATGGTGCTCGGCCCCGTCATCTATCTGGCGCTCACCGGCGCCTTCCCGGTGGTCGAGGTCCCCGCGAGCCGGGCAATGCTGGTGATCGGCGGGCTCCTGGTCGGCGTCGGCGTCACGTTCGGCGGGGGCTGCACGTCGGGCCACGGGGTGTGCGGGCTCGCGCGCCTGTCGCGCCGCTCACTGGTCGCCACCCTCACCTTCATGGCCGCGACGTTCGTCACCGTCTTCGTCATCCGTCATGTGTTGGGGGTCTGA
- a CDS encoding hydrogen peroxide-inducible genes activator, whose amino-acid sequence MTTLRQLRFLVALSETLNFSRAAEVCHVTQSTLSTGLKDLEHALGAQLAERSRHSVVLTPVGLEVARRARSVLADVADIEDFARSAGAFGAGSVRFGAIPTVGPFIMPRALPLIRSAFPALRLYLREELTASLVDGLVAGRLDVAIIALPHDLPAEIAVEPLFRDGYQLTVPRGHPLANRDSVDGHDLEGRDLLLLERGHCLQRHALSSFPDLALTRDETFAATSLPTLVAMVEQGLGLTLLPNVAVAAGVAKGHDVALTDLAGAQPREVVLAYRTTSAQIPLFHELGRLITRAHTLLTMEGESLVPPRRTRRAEEAAPPGRDGQDEATAPPARARTAP is encoded by the coding sequence ATGACCACTCTCCGCCAGCTCCGCTTTCTCGTCGCACTTTCCGAGACGCTCAATTTCTCGCGTGCTGCAGAAGTCTGTCATGTCACGCAGTCCACGCTCTCGACCGGCCTCAAGGATCTTGAGCACGCGTTGGGGGCGCAGCTCGCCGAACGGAGCCGCCACTCGGTCGTGCTGACCCCGGTCGGACTCGAGGTGGCACGGCGCGCGCGCTCCGTGCTCGCCGATGTCGCCGATATCGAGGATTTCGCGCGGTCGGCGGGGGCCTTCGGGGCCGGATCCGTGCGCTTCGGCGCGATCCCCACGGTGGGGCCGTTCATCATGCCGCGCGCGCTGCCGCTGATCCGCTCGGCCTTTCCGGCGCTGCGGCTCTACCTGCGCGAGGAGCTGACGGCGTCGCTGGTGGACGGTCTCGTCGCCGGCCGGCTCGACGTCGCGATCATCGCCCTGCCGCACGACCTTCCGGCCGAGATCGCGGTCGAGCCGTTGTTCCGGGACGGCTATCAGCTCACCGTGCCGCGTGGTCACCCGCTCGCCAACCGCGACTCCGTCGACGGACACGACCTCGAGGGCCGCGACCTGCTGCTCCTGGAGCGGGGCCACTGCCTGCAGCGGCACGCCCTGTCGAGCTTTCCCGACCTTGCGCTGACCAGGGACGAGACCTTCGCCGCGACGAGCCTGCCGACTCTCGTGGCGATGGTCGAGCAGGGGCTCGGCCTGACGCTCCTGCCCAACGTCGCCGTCGCGGCGGGGGTGGCGAAGGGGCACGACGTGGCGCTGACGGATCTCGCCGGCGCCCAGCCGCGCGAGGTGGTGCTCGCCTACCGTACCACGTCGGCGCAGATCCCCCTGTTCCACGAGCTCGGCCGGCTGATCACCAGGGCGCACACGCTGCTGACGATGGAGGGCGAGAGCCTCGTCCCGCCCCGCCGGACGCGCCGCGCAGAAGAAGCGGCGCCGCCCGGGCGTGACGGGCAAGACGAAGCGACCGCCCCGCCGGCCCGCGCCCGCACGGCGCCATAG
- a CDS encoding DUF1402 family protein, with protein MAFVLIAILSGFLAPAPTIAQTNEVPSTYGSHPLPAATQRRLKETRGSVPAKMRRTMDVLKAQRLIPKIKRTAAAYGIDPIHILGAIVGEHVFNYDIRDNLQQVALQLGRRMRNVEFACGSVPLERVLAMPQFNQCRGSSNTYWTCVESTWQSKVRGSTVDGVRLPRRNLTESCFNPFATGQTYGLGQLSPVTALKMMDTTKLPKLTYKDADAIYERIIDPDESLHVIAAVIVDAIKAYRAVGVDISNRPGITATLYNVGNPWVRARKSRGNPKVNYYGAYVEDHIDVLEDMLR; from the coding sequence TTGGCCTTTGTCCTGATCGCTATCCTCTCTGGCTTCCTCGCGCCTGCGCCGACCATCGCGCAGACGAACGAGGTGCCCAGCACGTACGGCAGCCACCCCCTGCCCGCCGCCACCCAGCGGCGCCTGAAAGAGACCCGCGGCAGCGTTCCGGCCAAGATGCGCCGTACGATGGACGTGCTGAAGGCGCAGCGCCTCATCCCGAAGATCAAGCGCACCGCCGCCGCGTACGGGATCGACCCGATCCACATCCTGGGCGCCATCGTCGGCGAGCACGTCTTCAACTACGACATCCGGGACAACCTGCAGCAGGTGGCGCTGCAGCTCGGCCGGCGCATGCGCAACGTGGAATTCGCCTGCGGTTCGGTGCCGCTGGAGCGCGTGCTCGCCATGCCGCAGTTCAACCAGTGCCGCGGCTCGTCCAACACCTACTGGACGTGCGTCGAGTCCACCTGGCAGAGCAAGGTCCGCGGCAGCACGGTCGACGGCGTCCGCCTCCCCCGCCGCAACCTGACCGAGTCCTGCTTCAACCCGTTCGCCACGGGCCAGACCTACGGCCTCGGCCAGCTTTCGCCCGTCACCGCGCTGAAGATGATGGACACCACCAAGCTGCCGAAGCTGACCTACAAGGACGCCGACGCGATCTACGAGCGCATCATCGACCCCGACGAGTCGCTGCACGTCATCGCGGCGGTCATCGTCGACGCGATCAAGGCCTACCGCGCCGTGGGTGTCGACATCTCGAACCGCCCGGGCATCACGGCAACGCTCTACAATGTCGGCAACCCGTGGGTGCGCGCCCGCAAGTCGCGCGGCAACCCGAAGGTCAACTACTACGGCGCCTACGTCGAGGACCACATCGACGTGCTGGAGGACATGCTCCGCTAG
- a CDS encoding carbohydrate kinase family protein: MSVLVCGEMLYDVFVEGPRENGFALDARIGGSALNVATGLARLGRPVSQLTGVSTDLFGQRLASHLESENVGTAFLKRTAAPTTFAVVAPGPDGSPTYTFYGGEEAADRQVETTDLPPLDGIDTLVFGCFSLVTRPTSESFLALARRAKGRDPAPLVVLDPNVRRSFEPSAAVWRQRIADFAAFADIVKTSREDLSETYETPPETVVSGWLEQGIAAVIVTDGPRGAVMHTAGRSVAVAAPRVEVVDTVGAGDSFLAALLTALADRGMTTAAGVAALDEAQCRAVLAFAVQAAGVTCTRRGADLPRRTDLPAL; encoded by the coding sequence ATGAGCGTACTCGTGTGCGGGGAAATGCTCTACGACGTGTTCGTGGAGGGGCCGAGGGAGAACGGTTTCGCGCTCGACGCCAGGATCGGCGGGTCGGCGCTGAACGTCGCGACGGGGCTCGCGAGACTCGGCCGCCCGGTGAGCCAGCTGACCGGCGTCTCCACCGATCTTTTCGGCCAGCGCCTCGCCAGCCACCTCGAGAGCGAGAACGTCGGCACCGCCTTCCTGAAGCGCACCGCCGCCCCCACGACGTTCGCCGTCGTGGCCCCCGGCCCCGACGGCTCCCCGACCTACACCTTCTACGGCGGCGAGGAAGCCGCGGACCGGCAGGTGGAAACGACCGACCTCCCCCCGCTCGACGGCATCGACACGCTGGTCTTCGGCTGCTTCTCGCTGGTGACGCGCCCGACGAGCGAGTCCTTCCTCGCCCTCGCGCGGCGGGCGAAGGGGCGCGACCCGGCGCCGCTCGTGGTGCTCGACCCGAACGTGCGCCGCTCGTTCGAGCCGTCCGCCGCCGTCTGGCGCCAGCGCATCGCCGACTTCGCGGCCTTCGCCGATATCGTCAAGACCTCCCGCGAGGACCTGAGCGAGACCTACGAGACGCCTCCCGAGACGGTCGTCTCCGGCTGGCTGGAGCAGGGCATCGCCGCCGTCATCGTCACCGACGGCCCCCGCGGCGCGGTGATGCACACCGCCGGGCGGAGCGTCGCGGTGGCGGCGCCCCGCGTCGAGGTCGTGGACACGGTGGGCGCGGGGGACAGCTTCCTCGCCGCCCTCCTGACCGCGCTCGCCGACCGGGGCATGACCACCGCCGCCGGCGTCGCCGCGCTCGACGAGGCGCAGTGCCGCGCGGTCCTGGCTTTCGCGGTGCAGGCGGCGGGCGTCACCTGCACGCGCCGCGGCGCCGACCTCCCCCGCCGCACCGACCTGCCGGCGCTCTGA
- a CDS encoding TAXI family TRAP transporter solute-binding subunit translates to MISRPLLYSLVAVLALAIGGALAWWELDTGGPATLRLSAGTSGGTYAVFGEVLARSLDPSDVADIVSMPSAGASQNAKRIHDGEADLGLIQGDTPVAGNVTVMARLFPEAFHLVAREGAGIESVHDLRGKTVGLMPPGAGSNGLFDRLLAHYEVPHDSLTIIHGSLSDHAESIRKGEIDAFFMVVALGNQTIQDIIKSTPTQLVAIDQAEAMALFDPALEAKMVPVGTYSGDRPVPNRPIPVVSVRSLLAVGRQVPEATVEAVTRALFERRQAMVRQLPQAAFITAPTEEERLAFGVHPGADRYYRQDDPIFIVEYAEPLALGVTALALLASGLWQARIWLANARKNRADHYNLEIVELVSRIEEAKSDSEYDQIRLDLFALFERVIVDLDLDRIEEKSLLSFSFAWQAAASTLNHRQLLLRSDRTTRAPEPLPVV, encoded by the coding sequence ATGATCAGCCGCCCCCTTCTGTATTCCCTCGTGGCGGTGCTGGCGCTGGCGATCGGCGGGGCCCTCGCGTGGTGGGAACTCGACACGGGCGGGCCGGCGACGCTGCGTCTCAGCGCGGGCACGTCGGGCGGGACCTATGCGGTGTTCGGCGAGGTCCTGGCGCGCTCGCTCGACCCCAGCGACGTGGCCGACATCGTCTCGATGCCGTCCGCCGGAGCGTCGCAGAACGCCAAGCGCATCCATGACGGGGAGGCCGATCTCGGGCTCATCCAGGGCGACACGCCGGTGGCCGGCAACGTCACCGTCATGGCCCGCCTCTTCCCCGAGGCGTTCCACCTCGTCGCCCGCGAAGGGGCCGGCATCGAGAGCGTGCACGACCTCAGGGGCAAGACGGTGGGCCTGATGCCGCCCGGTGCCGGGTCGAACGGGCTGTTCGACCGGCTCCTGGCGCACTACGAGGTGCCGCACGACTCCCTGACGATCATTCACGGCAGCCTGTCCGACCACGCCGAGTCGATCCGCAAGGGGGAGATCGACGCGTTCTTCATGGTCGTCGCGCTCGGCAACCAGACGATCCAGGACATCATCAAGTCGACGCCGACGCAGCTCGTGGCGATCGACCAGGCCGAGGCGATGGCGCTGTTCGATCCGGCGCTGGAGGCCAAGATGGTGCCGGTCGGCACCTACTCCGGCGACCGGCCGGTGCCGAACCGGCCGATCCCGGTGGTGTCGGTGCGCAGCCTGCTCGCGGTGGGGCGGCAGGTTCCGGAGGCCACCGTCGAGGCGGTGACCCGCGCGCTGTTCGAGCGGCGGCAGGCGATGGTGCGGCAGCTCCCGCAGGCGGCCTTCATCACCGCGCCGACGGAGGAGGAGCGCCTCGCCTTCGGTGTTCACCCCGGCGCGGACCGCTACTATCGCCAGGACGATCCGATCTTTATTGTCGAGTACGCCGAGCCGCTGGCGCTGGGCGTGACGGCGCTGGCGCTGCTGGCCTCGGGGCTGTGGCAGGCGCGGATCTGGCTCGCCAATGCACGCAAGAACCGCGCAGATCATTACAACCTTGAGATCGTCGAGCTCGTATCACGTATCGAGGAGGCAAAGAGCGACAGCGAATACGACCAGATCCGGCTCGACCTGTTTGCCCTGTTCGAGCGGGTAATCGTGGATCTCGATCTGGATCGGATCGAGGAGAAATCTCTTTTGTCTTTTTCGTTTGCTTGGCAGGCGGCGGCGTCGACTCTCAATCACCGCCAGCTTCTGCTACGTTCGGACCGTACGACCAGAGCGCCCGAGCCCTTGCCCGTCGTTTGA
- a CDS encoding FadR/GntR family transcriptional regulator: protein MAGRFGSPAPPGATLLVVTVEAIARRIVTGEVPVGGIIPNESEIVDELGVSRTVVREAVRTLVAKGMLRTRRRLGTEVTPVDSWSLFDRSVIDWRIRYDPDDKVLDDLVDFVMAVEIIACNRCAEDASFDRAGLQAAFRAMEQANTADRLQLAEVEYAYHSLLIDGAKNMFCSHVYSVIETALTTFISPLFLDGASHTEALSDHRALTKAIVDGDTNAARAAVEQLGHLRRRNLRRALRSMRTEDGERIG from the coding sequence ATGGCTGGCCGGTTCGGTTCGCCAGCGCCTCCCGGGGCAACTCTGCTGGTGGTCACGGTCGAGGCGATTGCGCGCCGGATCGTGACAGGGGAGGTGCCGGTTGGCGGTATCATCCCGAACGAGTCCGAGATCGTCGACGAGCTTGGCGTGTCGCGCACCGTGGTGCGGGAGGCGGTGCGCACGCTCGTCGCCAAGGGGATGCTTCGCACCCGCCGCCGCCTCGGAACCGAGGTGACGCCGGTCGACAGCTGGAGCCTCTTCGACCGCAGCGTGATCGATTGGCGCATCCGTTACGATCCTGACGACAAGGTCCTCGACGACCTGGTCGACTTCGTGATGGCGGTCGAGATCATCGCGTGCAACCGCTGCGCCGAGGACGCCTCGTTCGACCGCGCCGGCCTGCAGGCTGCCTTCAGGGCCATGGAGCAGGCGAACACCGCCGACCGGCTGCAGCTGGCCGAGGTGGAGTACGCGTACCACTCGCTGCTGATCGACGGCGCGAAGAACATGTTCTGCAGTCACGTCTACTCGGTGATCGAGACGGCGCTGACGACGTTCATCTCCCCGCTCTTCCTCGACGGCGCGAGCCATACCGAGGCGCTCAGCGACCACAGGGCGCTGACGAAGGCCATCGTCGACGGCGACACCAACGCCGCCCGCGCCGCCGTCGAGCAGCTGGGGCACCTGCGTCGCCGCAACCTGCGCCGCGCGCTCCGCTCCATGCGCACCGAGGACGGCGAGCGCATCGGCTGA
- a CDS encoding alkaline phosphatase, which yields MKTLALATTAIALAIGAAEAQDLPQAFSQWFTDGQTTLQQKLARQPITTPAKNVILFVADGMGVGTNYAIRLFAGQQEGKLGSEHVLPYEEFPYLALIKTYNVNAQTPDSAPTAGSMNTGVKQVFNTINLAPEGAVHDDCASEEGNRLTTFAEMMTEKGKSVGVVSTARITHATPAAVYAKTANRDWEGELPEGCNSAKDIATQLFDQMQAGVVDIALGGGRRYFVPEGTETDEGGKGRRKDGRNLVTEAKDAGAQYAWNTETFKGLNLDGTTPILGLFEDSHMAYEADRAPEEEPSLEDMTRAAIEYLANNDNGYYLEIEAGRVDHGNHDGNAYRTLTDGVEFAKAIAAADELTNDEDTLIIVTADHEHAIAFNGYCGRGSPVLGLCYKVKAGQIEHSDEPNLGADGKPYTVIGFLNGAGSVLVKQEDGTYSGSRPDLTEDEAQDIDYLQQALIPMSSETHSGEDVALWAKGPFAHLFDGTVEQNYIFHVMDYAVEGAAQ from the coding sequence ATGAAGACACTCGCGTTGGCCACCACGGCGATCGCGCTTGCGATCGGTGCCGCCGAGGCCCAGGACCTGCCGCAGGCCTTCAGCCAGTGGTTCACCGACGGCCAGACGACGCTGCAGCAGAAGCTCGCCCGTCAGCCGATCACCACCCCGGCGAAGAACGTCATCCTGTTCGTCGCCGACGGCATGGGCGTCGGCACCAACTACGCCATCCGCCTCTTTGCGGGTCAGCAGGAGGGCAAGCTCGGCTCCGAGCACGTCCTGCCGTACGAGGAATTCCCCTACCTCGCGCTGATCAAGACCTACAACGTCAACGCCCAGACGCCGGACTCCGCTCCGACGGCCGGTTCGATGAACACCGGCGTGAAGCAGGTCTTCAACACCATCAACCTCGCCCCCGAAGGCGCGGTGCATGACGACTGCGCCTCCGAGGAGGGCAACCGCCTCACCACCTTCGCCGAGATGATGACGGAGAAGGGCAAGTCGGTCGGCGTCGTCTCGACCGCCCGCATCACGCACGCCACTCCCGCGGCCGTCTACGCCAAGACCGCCAACCGCGACTGGGAAGGCGAGCTGCCCGAGGGCTGCAACAGCGCCAAGGACATCGCCACCCAGCTCTTCGACCAGATGCAGGCCGGTGTCGTCGACATCGCGCTCGGCGGTGGCCGCCGCTACTTCGTGCCGGAGGGCACCGAGACCGACGAGGGCGGCAAGGGCCGCCGCAAGGACGGCCGCAACCTCGTCACCGAGGCGAAGGACGCGGGCGCCCAGTACGCCTGGAACACCGAGACCTTCAAGGGGCTGAACCTCGACGGCACGACCCCGATCCTCGGCCTCTTCGAGGATTCGCACATGGCCTACGAGGCCGACCGCGCCCCCGAGGAGGAACCCTCCCTCGAGGACATGACCCGCGCCGCGATCGAGTACCTCGCCAACAACGATAACGGCTACTACCTCGAGATCGAGGCCGGCCGCGTCGACCACGGCAACCACGACGGCAACGCCTACCGCACGCTCACCGACGGCGTCGAGTTCGCCAAGGCCATCGCCGCCGCCGACGAGCTGACGAACGACGAGGACACCCTCATCATCGTCACCGCCGACCACGAGCACGCCATCGCGTTCAACGGCTATTGCGGCCGCGGCTCGCCGGTCCTCGGCCTCTGCTACAAGGTGAAGGCCGGCCAGATCGAGCACAGCGACGAGCCCAACCTCGGCGCCGACGGCAAGCCCTACACCGTCATCGGCTTCCTGAACGGCGCGGGCTCGGTCCTCGTGAAGCAGGAGGACGGCACCTACTCCGGCTCGCGTCCGGACCTCACCGAGGACGAGGCGCAGGACATCGACTACCTGCAGCAGGCGCTGATCCCGATGTCGTCCGAGACGCACTCGGGCGAGGACGTCGCGCTGTGGGCCAAGGGTCCGTTCGCGCACCTTTTCGACGGCACCGTGGAGCAGAACTACATCTTCCACGTGATGGACTACGCGGTCGAGGGAGCGGCGCAGTAA
- a CDS encoding ATP-binding cassette domain-containing protein produces MGLPLAVSQLVVTAADRRLLDIPDFTARSGECVGIKGPSGAGKSTFLYALAGLLPNATGKVVWGEADVLALRAGARARFRRDFVGLVFQDFLLFEELGAEANASIGTAFAPRRRRDTMRRRSRQHLDELGVPAGRRAVRTYSGGERQRIALARALAADPGVILADEPTASLDAAAKGQLIGDLVGAARSGGKTLIAVSHDTALLDAMDRTVTVMNGVLLPNAAPAGADHA; encoded by the coding sequence ATGGGCCTACCGCTCGCCGTCTCCCAGTTGGTGGTGACCGCCGCCGACCGACGGCTTCTCGACATTCCGGACTTCACCGCGCGCTCGGGCGAGTGCGTCGGCATCAAGGGGCCATCGGGCGCGGGGAAATCGACCTTCCTCTACGCTCTGGCGGGCCTCCTGCCCAACGCGACCGGGAAGGTCGTGTGGGGCGAGGCTGACGTGCTGGCGCTCCGGGCCGGCGCACGGGCGCGCTTCCGGCGCGACTTCGTCGGCCTCGTCTTCCAGGACTTCCTGCTGTTCGAGGAGCTCGGAGCCGAGGCCAACGCCTCCATCGGCACAGCCTTCGCCCCCCGGCGCAGGCGCGACACGATGCGCAGGCGCTCGCGGCAGCACCTCGATGAGCTCGGCGTTCCCGCCGGCCGCCGTGCCGTCCGCACCTACTCGGGCGGGGAGCGCCAGCGCATCGCGCTCGCCCGCGCGCTGGCGGCCGATCCGGGCGTGATCCTCGCCGACGAGCCGACCGCGAGCCTCGACGCCGCCGCCAAGGGCCAGCTCATCGGCGACCTCGTCGGCGCCGCACGCTCCGGCGGCAAGACGCTGATCGCGGTCAGCCACGACACGGCGTTGCTGGACGCGATGGACCGGACGGTCACCGTCATGAACGGCGTCCTCCTCCCCAACGCGGCGCCAGCGGGGGCGGACCATGCTTGA